The following proteins are encoded in a genomic region of Oncorhynchus keta strain PuntledgeMale-10-30-2019 chromosome 6, Oket_V2, whole genome shotgun sequence:
- the LOC118385242 gene encoding general transcription factor 3C polypeptide 4-like isoform X1: protein MAACSPNRAPDRVAVGQLTEAERENDPWAALGPVVKRDPVIKLLSPVSGLEPLTWSEDHRISASSTSGISLMEVVCDVHGNKQDLVLHRTSIPVPDQVCELKVGPAEELLRAKDKFSSSSDPATSQSFMLDRVLNPTVGVHKGILYTSWSPLGCDANGRCLLASLTLDHRLTIHSSTKRLQWTMVADLTQLYGESLESRGYSVPGGQPLKANLLDLAELQRRYRMQTPVRMEWSSVCTTQHVQTNNECKDVGTVLLAVLMENGDLVVWQFCLPILGKDSVLSCNTIQSGVLSPSVLAWWEYEHSGRKMSGLIVGSKLGPVKILPVNLKAVKGYFTLRQPVVLWQESDQIPVHNIKCISLFHPKQNCNCSLVVAARGSYLFWCLLLISKAGLNVHNSHVTGLHSTPIVSMTASRQGSSIYTCSMDGTVKKLTPIFTDMAVAFKQEEIVLPEGLAGRRIHGIAVSPHGAYLALVSTEGMTNGQHPVSRPYQVQFVTLKTPNDAAAELLESPVQSLFKQTDLLDLVRWRVLRDKRIPALLQEELDDKVHNTGSPYLWRLKLFLVRVLYQSLQKAPVEARWRPTHEDSKVFVKDEEGGVVGEGGGGEEEVVSKLQDPEARALEEQTGEVIAWIEAVEAHLTREHMKRVLGEVYLHTWITENTSIPTRGVCDFLTSDPTYEDRAAQVLIGHIQKKMNKQTFPEYCSLCKEVLPFTDRKQAVCSNGHMWLRCVLSYQACQTLAYRRCLLQDSIARLPVPEGQVLTGSSLSSCSLISISSYSALTQYKKVLENVRTFFSGLVFTSCQTVSIYDFK, encoded by the exons ATGGCCGCTTGCAGCCCAAATCGCGCTCCGGATAGGGTAGCGGTAGGACAACTTACCGAAGCCGAACGGGAGAATGATCCCTGGGCAGCACTCGGGCCAGTCGTGAAGAGGGATCCGGTGATAAAGCTACTGAGTCCGGTCAGCGGCCTGGAGCCGCTCACGTGGTCTGAGGACCACCGAATCTCGGCCTCTAGCACAAGTGGTATTTCTTTGATGGAGGTTGTGTGCGATGTTCACGGCAATAAGCAAGACTTGGTGTTGCACCGGACCTCCATTCCCGTGCCGGACCAAGTCTGTGAACTGAAG gTAGGTCCAGCAGAAGAGCTGTTGAGGGCCAAAGACAAGTTCTCCAGCTCCAGTGACCCTGCGACGAGCCAGTCCTTCATGCTGGACAGAGTGCTCAACCCCACCGTGGGCGTCCACAAGGGCATCCTGTACACCAGCTGGTCCCCCCTGGGCTGTGACGCCAATGGCCGGTGCCTCCTAGCCTCCCTCACCCTGGACCACCGGCTGACCATCCACAGCAGCACCAAGCGTCTACAGTGGACTATGGTGGCTGACCTGACCCAGCTGTATGGAGAGAGCCTGGAGAGCAGAGGCTACTCCGTGCCGGGTGGGCAGCCCCTCAAGGCTAACCTCCTGGACCTGGCTGAGCTTCAGAGGCGCTACCGCATGCAGACCCCTGTACGGATGGAGTGGTCCAGTGTGTGCACCACGCAGCACGTCCAGACCAACAACGAGTGTAAAGACGTGGGAACGGTGCTGCTGGCCGTGCTGATGGAGAACGGAGACCTGGTGGTGTGGCAGTTTTGCCTGCCCATTCTGGGGAAGGACTCTGTGTTGTCCTGTAACACCATCCAGTCTGGGGTGTTGTCCCCCAGCGTGCTGGCTTGGTGGGAGTACGAGCACAGCGGGCGCAAGATGAGCGGCCTGATCGTGGGCAGCAAGTTAGGGCCCGTCAAGATCCTACCCGTCAACTTGAAGGCGGTGAAGGGCTACTTCACCCTGCGCCAGCCAGTGGTCCTCTGGCAGGAGTCAGACCAGATCCCTGTACACAACATCAAGTGTATCTCCCTGTTCCACCCCAAACAGAACTGTAACTGTAGCCTGGTGGTGGCGGCCAGGGGCTCCTACCTCTTCTGGTGCCTGCTGCTCATCTCTAAGGCGGGCCTCAACGTGCACAACTCACACGTCACGGGCCTGCACTCCACCCCCATCGTCTCCATGACAGCCAGCCGCCAGGGCAGCTCCATCTACACCTGTTCCATGGACGGGACGGTCAAGAAGCTCACACCCATCTTTACTGATATGGCCGTGGCCTTTAAGCAGGAGGAGATCGTGCTGCCGGAGGGTTTGGCAGGTCGGAGGATACACGGCATCGCGGTCAGCCCCCACGGGGCGTACCTGGCCCTGGTCAGTACTGAGGGGATGACCAATGGTCAGCACCCGGTCTCTAGGCCCTACCAGGTCCAGTTTGTGACCCTGAAGACACCCAATGACGCGGCGGCAGAGTTGCTGGAGTCCCCGGTCCAGAGCCTGTTCAAACAGACTGACCTGCTGGACCTGGTGCGCTGGAGGGTGCTGAGGGACAAACGCATCCCGGCCCTGCTGCAGGAGGAGTTGGACGACAAGGTACACAACACAGGCTCCCCCTACTTGTGGAGGTTAAAACTCTTCCTGGTGCGCGTGCTCTACCAGTCCCTGCAGAAGGCCCCTGTGGAGGCACGTTGGCGCCCCACACACGAGGATTCCAAGGTGTTTGTGAAGGATGAGGAGGGGGGCGTCgtgggagagggtggaggaggggaagaggaggtggtgtCGAAGCTGCAGGACCCAGAGGCCCGGGCGTTGGAGGAGCAGACGGGGGAGGTGATAGCTTGGATCGAGGCGGTGGAGGCCCACCTGACCAGGGAGCACATGAAGAGGGTTCTGGGGGAGGTGTACCTTCACACCTGGATCACTGAGAACACCAGTATCCCCACGCGGGGTGTCTGTGACTTCCTCACCAGCGACCCCACGTATGAGGACAGGGCTGCACAG GTCCTGATAGGTCACATCCAGAAGAAGATGAACAAGCAGACATTCCCTGAGTACTGTAGTCTGTGTAAGGAGGTGCTGCCTTTCACAGACCGCAAGCAGGCTGTCTGCTCCAACGGACACATGTGGCTCAG GTGTGTGTTGTCCTACCAGGCGTGCCAGACACTCGCGTACAGACGCTGCCTGCTGCAGGATAGCATCGCCAGACTGCCAGTGCCTGAGG ggcAGGTATTAACTGGCAGCTCACTCTCATCCTGCTCTCTGATCAGCATATCTTCTTATTCAGCGTTGACACAATATAAGAAAGTACTTGAGAATGTACGTACGTTTTTCTCAGGCTTAGTTTTTACTAGTTGTCAGACTGTCAGCATATATGATTTTAAATAA
- the LOC118385242 gene encoding general transcription factor 3C polypeptide 4-like isoform X2 translates to MAACSPNRAPDRVAVGQLTEAERENDPWAALGPVVKRDPVIKLLSPVSGLEPLTWSEDHRISASSTSGISLMEVVCDVHGNKQDLVLHRTSIPVPDQVCELKVGPAEELLRAKDKFSSSSDPATSQSFMLDRVLNPTVGVHKGILYTSWSPLGCDANGRCLLASLTLDHRLTIHSSTKRLQWTMVADLTQLYGESLESRGYSVPGGQPLKANLLDLAELQRRYRMQTPVRMEWSSVCTTQHVQTNNECKDVGTVLLAVLMENGDLVVWQFCLPILGKDSVLSCNTIQSGVLSPSVLAWWEYEHSGRKMSGLIVGSKLGPVKILPVNLKAVKGYFTLRQPVVLWQESDQIPVHNIKCISLFHPKQNCNCSLVVAARGSYLFWCLLLISKAGLNVHNSHVTGLHSTPIVSMTASRQGSSIYTCSMDGTVKKLTPIFTDMAVAFKQEEIVLPEGLAGRRIHGIAVSPHGAYLALVSTEGMTNGQHPVSRPYQVQFVTLKTPNDAAAELLESPVQSLFKQTDLLDLVRWRVLRDKRIPALLQEELDDKVHNTGSPYLWRLKLFLVRVLYQSLQKAPVEARWRPTHEDSKVFVKDEEGGVVGEGGGGEEEVVSKLQDPEARALEEQTGEVIAWIEAVEAHLTREHMKRVLGEVYLHTWITENTSIPTRGVCDFLTSDPTYEDRAAQVLIGHIQKKMNKQTFPEYCSLCKEVLPFTDRKQAVCSNGHMWLRCVLSYQACQTLAYRRCLLQDSIARLPVPEDPDWIKRILQGPCTFCDSPLL, encoded by the exons ATGGCCGCTTGCAGCCCAAATCGCGCTCCGGATAGGGTAGCGGTAGGACAACTTACCGAAGCCGAACGGGAGAATGATCCCTGGGCAGCACTCGGGCCAGTCGTGAAGAGGGATCCGGTGATAAAGCTACTGAGTCCGGTCAGCGGCCTGGAGCCGCTCACGTGGTCTGAGGACCACCGAATCTCGGCCTCTAGCACAAGTGGTATTTCTTTGATGGAGGTTGTGTGCGATGTTCACGGCAATAAGCAAGACTTGGTGTTGCACCGGACCTCCATTCCCGTGCCGGACCAAGTCTGTGAACTGAAG gTAGGTCCAGCAGAAGAGCTGTTGAGGGCCAAAGACAAGTTCTCCAGCTCCAGTGACCCTGCGACGAGCCAGTCCTTCATGCTGGACAGAGTGCTCAACCCCACCGTGGGCGTCCACAAGGGCATCCTGTACACCAGCTGGTCCCCCCTGGGCTGTGACGCCAATGGCCGGTGCCTCCTAGCCTCCCTCACCCTGGACCACCGGCTGACCATCCACAGCAGCACCAAGCGTCTACAGTGGACTATGGTGGCTGACCTGACCCAGCTGTATGGAGAGAGCCTGGAGAGCAGAGGCTACTCCGTGCCGGGTGGGCAGCCCCTCAAGGCTAACCTCCTGGACCTGGCTGAGCTTCAGAGGCGCTACCGCATGCAGACCCCTGTACGGATGGAGTGGTCCAGTGTGTGCACCACGCAGCACGTCCAGACCAACAACGAGTGTAAAGACGTGGGAACGGTGCTGCTGGCCGTGCTGATGGAGAACGGAGACCTGGTGGTGTGGCAGTTTTGCCTGCCCATTCTGGGGAAGGACTCTGTGTTGTCCTGTAACACCATCCAGTCTGGGGTGTTGTCCCCCAGCGTGCTGGCTTGGTGGGAGTACGAGCACAGCGGGCGCAAGATGAGCGGCCTGATCGTGGGCAGCAAGTTAGGGCCCGTCAAGATCCTACCCGTCAACTTGAAGGCGGTGAAGGGCTACTTCACCCTGCGCCAGCCAGTGGTCCTCTGGCAGGAGTCAGACCAGATCCCTGTACACAACATCAAGTGTATCTCCCTGTTCCACCCCAAACAGAACTGTAACTGTAGCCTGGTGGTGGCGGCCAGGGGCTCCTACCTCTTCTGGTGCCTGCTGCTCATCTCTAAGGCGGGCCTCAACGTGCACAACTCACACGTCACGGGCCTGCACTCCACCCCCATCGTCTCCATGACAGCCAGCCGCCAGGGCAGCTCCATCTACACCTGTTCCATGGACGGGACGGTCAAGAAGCTCACACCCATCTTTACTGATATGGCCGTGGCCTTTAAGCAGGAGGAGATCGTGCTGCCGGAGGGTTTGGCAGGTCGGAGGATACACGGCATCGCGGTCAGCCCCCACGGGGCGTACCTGGCCCTGGTCAGTACTGAGGGGATGACCAATGGTCAGCACCCGGTCTCTAGGCCCTACCAGGTCCAGTTTGTGACCCTGAAGACACCCAATGACGCGGCGGCAGAGTTGCTGGAGTCCCCGGTCCAGAGCCTGTTCAAACAGACTGACCTGCTGGACCTGGTGCGCTGGAGGGTGCTGAGGGACAAACGCATCCCGGCCCTGCTGCAGGAGGAGTTGGACGACAAGGTACACAACACAGGCTCCCCCTACTTGTGGAGGTTAAAACTCTTCCTGGTGCGCGTGCTCTACCAGTCCCTGCAGAAGGCCCCTGTGGAGGCACGTTGGCGCCCCACACACGAGGATTCCAAGGTGTTTGTGAAGGATGAGGAGGGGGGCGTCgtgggagagggtggaggaggggaagaggaggtggtgtCGAAGCTGCAGGACCCAGAGGCCCGGGCGTTGGAGGAGCAGACGGGGGAGGTGATAGCTTGGATCGAGGCGGTGGAGGCCCACCTGACCAGGGAGCACATGAAGAGGGTTCTGGGGGAGGTGTACCTTCACACCTGGATCACTGAGAACACCAGTATCCCCACGCGGGGTGTCTGTGACTTCCTCACCAGCGACCCCACGTATGAGGACAGGGCTGCACAG GTCCTGATAGGTCACATCCAGAAGAAGATGAACAAGCAGACATTCCCTGAGTACTGTAGTCTGTGTAAGGAGGTGCTGCCTTTCACAGACCGCAAGCAGGCTGTCTGCTCCAACGGACACATGTGGCTCAG GTGTGTGTTGTCCTACCAGGCGTGCCAGACACTCGCGTACAGACGCTGCCTGCTGCAGGATAGCATCGCCAGACTGCCAGTGCCTGAGG ACCCAGACTGGATCAAGAGGATACTGCAGGGTCCTTGTACATTCTGCGACTCCCCCCTCCTCTAG
- the LOC118385242 gene encoding general transcription factor 3C polypeptide 4-like isoform X3 produces MTFLMTSPTEWSRDQALWNLSPKRGATFTGDGDISPPHSEIAFDPPQFYHRNVIQNVATSEWSGPAEELLRAKDKFSSSSDPATSQSFMLDRVLNPTVGVHKGILYTSWSPLGCDANGRCLLASLTLDHRLTIHSSTKRLQWTMVADLTQLYGESLESRGYSVPGGQPLKANLLDLAELQRRYRMQTPVRMEWSSVCTTQHVQTNNECKDVGTVLLAVLMENGDLVVWQFCLPILGKDSVLSCNTIQSGVLSPSVLAWWEYEHSGRKMSGLIVGSKLGPVKILPVNLKAVKGYFTLRQPVVLWQESDQIPVHNIKCISLFHPKQNCNCSLVVAARGSYLFWCLLLISKAGLNVHNSHVTGLHSTPIVSMTASRQGSSIYTCSMDGTVKKLTPIFTDMAVAFKQEEIVLPEGLAGRRIHGIAVSPHGAYLALVSTEGMTNGQHPVSRPYQVQFVTLKTPNDAAAELLESPVQSLFKQTDLLDLVRWRVLRDKRIPALLQEELDDKVHNTGSPYLWRLKLFLVRVLYQSLQKAPVEARWRPTHEDSKVFVKDEEGGVVGEGGGGEEEVVSKLQDPEARALEEQTGEVIAWIEAVEAHLTREHMKRVLGEVYLHTWITENTSIPTRGVCDFLTSDPTYEDRAAQVLIGHIQKKMNKQTFPEYCSLCKEVLPFTDRKQAVCSNGHMWLRCVLSYQACQTLAYRRCLLQDSIARLPVPEGQVLTGSSLSSCSLISISSYSALTQYKKVLENVRTFFSGLVFTSCQTVSIYDFK; encoded by the exons ATGACGTTTCTGATGACTTCACCAACGGAGTGGAGCAGAGACCAGGCTTTGTGGAATCTATCTCCTAAAaggggtgcaactttcactggggatggGGACATTTCCCctccacattctgaaattgcatttgaccccccccagttttatcatcgGAATGTGATTCAAAATGTGGCAACGTCTGAGTGGTCGG GTCCAGCAGAAGAGCTGTTGAGGGCCAAAGACAAGTTCTCCAGCTCCAGTGACCCTGCGACGAGCCAGTCCTTCATGCTGGACAGAGTGCTCAACCCCACCGTGGGCGTCCACAAGGGCATCCTGTACACCAGCTGGTCCCCCCTGGGCTGTGACGCCAATGGCCGGTGCCTCCTAGCCTCCCTCACCCTGGACCACCGGCTGACCATCCACAGCAGCACCAAGCGTCTACAGTGGACTATGGTGGCTGACCTGACCCAGCTGTATGGAGAGAGCCTGGAGAGCAGAGGCTACTCCGTGCCGGGTGGGCAGCCCCTCAAGGCTAACCTCCTGGACCTGGCTGAGCTTCAGAGGCGCTACCGCATGCAGACCCCTGTACGGATGGAGTGGTCCAGTGTGTGCACCACGCAGCACGTCCAGACCAACAACGAGTGTAAAGACGTGGGAACGGTGCTGCTGGCCGTGCTGATGGAGAACGGAGACCTGGTGGTGTGGCAGTTTTGCCTGCCCATTCTGGGGAAGGACTCTGTGTTGTCCTGTAACACCATCCAGTCTGGGGTGTTGTCCCCCAGCGTGCTGGCTTGGTGGGAGTACGAGCACAGCGGGCGCAAGATGAGCGGCCTGATCGTGGGCAGCAAGTTAGGGCCCGTCAAGATCCTACCCGTCAACTTGAAGGCGGTGAAGGGCTACTTCACCCTGCGCCAGCCAGTGGTCCTCTGGCAGGAGTCAGACCAGATCCCTGTACACAACATCAAGTGTATCTCCCTGTTCCACCCCAAACAGAACTGTAACTGTAGCCTGGTGGTGGCGGCCAGGGGCTCCTACCTCTTCTGGTGCCTGCTGCTCATCTCTAAGGCGGGCCTCAACGTGCACAACTCACACGTCACGGGCCTGCACTCCACCCCCATCGTCTCCATGACAGCCAGCCGCCAGGGCAGCTCCATCTACACCTGTTCCATGGACGGGACGGTCAAGAAGCTCACACCCATCTTTACTGATATGGCCGTGGCCTTTAAGCAGGAGGAGATCGTGCTGCCGGAGGGTTTGGCAGGTCGGAGGATACACGGCATCGCGGTCAGCCCCCACGGGGCGTACCTGGCCCTGGTCAGTACTGAGGGGATGACCAATGGTCAGCACCCGGTCTCTAGGCCCTACCAGGTCCAGTTTGTGACCCTGAAGACACCCAATGACGCGGCGGCAGAGTTGCTGGAGTCCCCGGTCCAGAGCCTGTTCAAACAGACTGACCTGCTGGACCTGGTGCGCTGGAGGGTGCTGAGGGACAAACGCATCCCGGCCCTGCTGCAGGAGGAGTTGGACGACAAGGTACACAACACAGGCTCCCCCTACTTGTGGAGGTTAAAACTCTTCCTGGTGCGCGTGCTCTACCAGTCCCTGCAGAAGGCCCCTGTGGAGGCACGTTGGCGCCCCACACACGAGGATTCCAAGGTGTTTGTGAAGGATGAGGAGGGGGGCGTCgtgggagagggtggaggaggggaagaggaggtggtgtCGAAGCTGCAGGACCCAGAGGCCCGGGCGTTGGAGGAGCAGACGGGGGAGGTGATAGCTTGGATCGAGGCGGTGGAGGCCCACCTGACCAGGGAGCACATGAAGAGGGTTCTGGGGGAGGTGTACCTTCACACCTGGATCACTGAGAACACCAGTATCCCCACGCGGGGTGTCTGTGACTTCCTCACCAGCGACCCCACGTATGAGGACAGGGCTGCACAG GTCCTGATAGGTCACATCCAGAAGAAGATGAACAAGCAGACATTCCCTGAGTACTGTAGTCTGTGTAAGGAGGTGCTGCCTTTCACAGACCGCAAGCAGGCTGTCTGCTCCAACGGACACATGTGGCTCAG GTGTGTGTTGTCCTACCAGGCGTGCCAGACACTCGCGTACAGACGCTGCCTGCTGCAGGATAGCATCGCCAGACTGCCAGTGCCTGAGG ggcAGGTATTAACTGGCAGCTCACTCTCATCCTGCTCTCTGATCAGCATATCTTCTTATTCAGCGTTGACACAATATAAGAAAGTACTTGAGAATGTACGTACGTTTTTCTCAGGCTTAGTTTTTACTAGTTGTCAGACTGTCAGCATATATGATTTTAAATAA
- the LOC118385242 gene encoding general transcription factor 3C polypeptide 4-like isoform X4, giving the protein MWQRLSGRVGPAEELLRAKDKFSSSSDPATSQSFMLDRVLNPTVGVHKGILYTSWSPLGCDANGRCLLASLTLDHRLTIHSSTKRLQWTMVADLTQLYGESLESRGYSVPGGQPLKANLLDLAELQRRYRMQTPVRMEWSSVCTTQHVQTNNECKDVGTVLLAVLMENGDLVVWQFCLPILGKDSVLSCNTIQSGVLSPSVLAWWEYEHSGRKMSGLIVGSKLGPVKILPVNLKAVKGYFTLRQPVVLWQESDQIPVHNIKCISLFHPKQNCNCSLVVAARGSYLFWCLLLISKAGLNVHNSHVTGLHSTPIVSMTASRQGSSIYTCSMDGTVKKLTPIFTDMAVAFKQEEIVLPEGLAGRRIHGIAVSPHGAYLALVSTEGMTNGQHPVSRPYQVQFVTLKTPNDAAAELLESPVQSLFKQTDLLDLVRWRVLRDKRIPALLQEELDDKVHNTGSPYLWRLKLFLVRVLYQSLQKAPVEARWRPTHEDSKVFVKDEEGGVVGEGGGGEEEVVSKLQDPEARALEEQTGEVIAWIEAVEAHLTREHMKRVLGEVYLHTWITENTSIPTRGVCDFLTSDPTYEDRAAQVLIGHIQKKMNKQTFPEYCSLCKEVLPFTDRKQAVCSNGHMWLRCVLSYQACQTLAYRRCLLQDSIARLPVPEGQVLTGSSLSSCSLISISSYSALTQYKKVLENVRTFFSGLVFTSCQTVSIYDFK; this is encoded by the exons ATGTGGCAACGTCTGAGTGGTCGG gTAGGTCCAGCAGAAGAGCTGTTGAGGGCCAAAGACAAGTTCTCCAGCTCCAGTGACCCTGCGACGAGCCAGTCCTTCATGCTGGACAGAGTGCTCAACCCCACCGTGGGCGTCCACAAGGGCATCCTGTACACCAGCTGGTCCCCCCTGGGCTGTGACGCCAATGGCCGGTGCCTCCTAGCCTCCCTCACCCTGGACCACCGGCTGACCATCCACAGCAGCACCAAGCGTCTACAGTGGACTATGGTGGCTGACCTGACCCAGCTGTATGGAGAGAGCCTGGAGAGCAGAGGCTACTCCGTGCCGGGTGGGCAGCCCCTCAAGGCTAACCTCCTGGACCTGGCTGAGCTTCAGAGGCGCTACCGCATGCAGACCCCTGTACGGATGGAGTGGTCCAGTGTGTGCACCACGCAGCACGTCCAGACCAACAACGAGTGTAAAGACGTGGGAACGGTGCTGCTGGCCGTGCTGATGGAGAACGGAGACCTGGTGGTGTGGCAGTTTTGCCTGCCCATTCTGGGGAAGGACTCTGTGTTGTCCTGTAACACCATCCAGTCTGGGGTGTTGTCCCCCAGCGTGCTGGCTTGGTGGGAGTACGAGCACAGCGGGCGCAAGATGAGCGGCCTGATCGTGGGCAGCAAGTTAGGGCCCGTCAAGATCCTACCCGTCAACTTGAAGGCGGTGAAGGGCTACTTCACCCTGCGCCAGCCAGTGGTCCTCTGGCAGGAGTCAGACCAGATCCCTGTACACAACATCAAGTGTATCTCCCTGTTCCACCCCAAACAGAACTGTAACTGTAGCCTGGTGGTGGCGGCCAGGGGCTCCTACCTCTTCTGGTGCCTGCTGCTCATCTCTAAGGCGGGCCTCAACGTGCACAACTCACACGTCACGGGCCTGCACTCCACCCCCATCGTCTCCATGACAGCCAGCCGCCAGGGCAGCTCCATCTACACCTGTTCCATGGACGGGACGGTCAAGAAGCTCACACCCATCTTTACTGATATGGCCGTGGCCTTTAAGCAGGAGGAGATCGTGCTGCCGGAGGGTTTGGCAGGTCGGAGGATACACGGCATCGCGGTCAGCCCCCACGGGGCGTACCTGGCCCTGGTCAGTACTGAGGGGATGACCAATGGTCAGCACCCGGTCTCTAGGCCCTACCAGGTCCAGTTTGTGACCCTGAAGACACCCAATGACGCGGCGGCAGAGTTGCTGGAGTCCCCGGTCCAGAGCCTGTTCAAACAGACTGACCTGCTGGACCTGGTGCGCTGGAGGGTGCTGAGGGACAAACGCATCCCGGCCCTGCTGCAGGAGGAGTTGGACGACAAGGTACACAACACAGGCTCCCCCTACTTGTGGAGGTTAAAACTCTTCCTGGTGCGCGTGCTCTACCAGTCCCTGCAGAAGGCCCCTGTGGAGGCACGTTGGCGCCCCACACACGAGGATTCCAAGGTGTTTGTGAAGGATGAGGAGGGGGGCGTCgtgggagagggtggaggaggggaagaggaggtggtgtCGAAGCTGCAGGACCCAGAGGCCCGGGCGTTGGAGGAGCAGACGGGGGAGGTGATAGCTTGGATCGAGGCGGTGGAGGCCCACCTGACCAGGGAGCACATGAAGAGGGTTCTGGGGGAGGTGTACCTTCACACCTGGATCACTGAGAACACCAGTATCCCCACGCGGGGTGTCTGTGACTTCCTCACCAGCGACCCCACGTATGAGGACAGGGCTGCACAG GTCCTGATAGGTCACATCCAGAAGAAGATGAACAAGCAGACATTCCCTGAGTACTGTAGTCTGTGTAAGGAGGTGCTGCCTTTCACAGACCGCAAGCAGGCTGTCTGCTCCAACGGACACATGTGGCTCAG GTGTGTGTTGTCCTACCAGGCGTGCCAGACACTCGCGTACAGACGCTGCCTGCTGCAGGATAGCATCGCCAGACTGCCAGTGCCTGAGG ggcAGGTATTAACTGGCAGCTCACTCTCATCCTGCTCTCTGATCAGCATATCTTCTTATTCAGCGTTGACACAATATAAGAAAGTACTTGAGAATGTACGTACGTTTTTCTCAGGCTTAGTTTTTACTAGTTGTCAGACTGTCAGCATATATGATTTTAAATAA